Genomic DNA from Streptomyces sp. GS7:
CAGCATCACGGGCAGGTCGGTGGCGTCCGCGATGGCGGTGAAGTGGCGCAGCAGCCCCTCCTGCGGGGGCTTGCTGTAGTACGGCGTGACGGCGAGCAGGCCGTGCGCGCCGGCGTCCTGGGCGGCGCGGGCCAGCTCCAGGCTGTGGTGGGTGTCGTTGGTGCCGGCTCCGGCGACGACGAAGGCGCGGTCGCCCACCGCGTCGACCACTGCGCGGACCAGCTGTGCTTTCTCCGCATCGCTGGTGGTCGGGGACTCTCCGGTGGTGCCGTTGACGACGATGCCGTCGTTGCCGGCGTCCACCAGGTGTGCGGCGAGCCGCTGCGCGCCGTCAAGGTCGAGGGCGCCATCCGCCGTGAACGGCGTGACCATGGCGGTCAGCACCCGCCCGAAGGGGGTCTGCGGTGTGGAAGTCGGAGCCATGGGTCCCACGCTACTCGTAGGGCACCTCTGGGTGTGCCTCTGGGGAGCAGGGATGTGGACTCCGGCACTGCCTGCTCGGGGGTTCAAGCAGTGCCGGGTCCGTCTGTTCAGCGTAGATGAACTTCTCAAAATGCCGCAATCCGGACACCTCGCACGTCTGTACCGCGCGCTCGGCCGCCCGGGCCGTTGCCTGCGCTTTACGGAGCTTTACGGAGCGATCCGGCCGTTCGCATTGAATGCGCCGTACGTGAGCGGCATGAGCTTGGCCCAGTGGGCCTCCATCTGCTCGCCGACCATCTCGATCTCGCGCTGCGGGAAGGAGGGGACCTTCGCCAGCTCGTGCTGCGTCCGCAGGCCGAGGAAGTGCATCAGGGAGCGCGCGTTGCAGGTGGCGTACATGGAGGAGAAGAGGCCGACGGGGAGCACCGCGCGGGCGACCTCGCGGGCGACGCCGGCGGCGAGCATCTCCTGATACGCCGCGTACGCCTGGCGGTAGCTGTCCTCCATGGCGCGGGAGGTGAGCGCATGCTGGGCCTGGGTGCCCTCGACGAACTCGTACTTCCCGGGGCGGCCCTGCTGGACGAGCTTGCGGGACTCGCCGGGGACGTAGAAGACCGGCTCCAGCTGGCGGTAGCGGCCGGACTCCTCGTTGTACGACCAGCCGACGCGGTGCCGCATGAACTCGCGGAAGACGAAGATCGGCGCGCTGATGAAGAAGGTCATGGAGTTGTGCTCGAACGGGCTGCCGTGCCGGTCCCGCATGAGGTAGTTGATCAGGCCCTTGGAGCGCTCCGGGTCCTTCTGCAGCTCCTCCAGGGACTGCTCGCCGGCCGTGGAGACCCGGGCCGCCCACAGCACGTCGCTGTCCGCGGCGCTGTGCTTGACCAGCTCGACCGTCACCTCGCTGCGGAAGCTGACGGGTGCGCTCTCGGCGCTCTCGGGGGTGTGGGACACCGGCGGTTCCTTCCGTTCGATCCTCGTGCGCGTCCAGCCTACGGCCCGCCACTGACAGCGCGGGAAATGCGAGCTGATGCGGCGTTAGCGACAAAACGGACCCCCGACGGCAGCCGTCCGCCAGGCGGTTGATATTTTTCACAGAACTCACGGAAAACGGGCACCAATCGGGCGCCCCAGTCGTCTTTCCCTGTGACAGTGCCCACTTCGAGGTTCCTAGGAGAGCCCGCTCATGTTCCGCCGGCGAGAGCCCGTCCCGTTCGCCTTCGTTGCCGAGGCAGACCGGTTCCGCAGCAATGTCACTCCCCCGCCGCGCCAGCGCGCCTCGCGCGCGCAGATCTTCGGGCAGTCGCTGATCACGCTGACCGTGGTGGGCGGCCTGGCAGGTGCGCTGCTCTTCGGTCTGCCCGCCCTTCAGCAGGACACCTCCGGCCCCACCGGGGTGCACCAGTCCGAGGCCGCGCACCGCTGAACGGGCCCGGCGGGGCGGGCCGTCAGGTGGTTCCGCCCCGTCAGTCCCGATAGCCTCACCGGTCACAGCTTTCGTCAGCATGCCGTTCCGTGCTGACCAGCCGGAGTGAGGATCAGCCGTGCCCCTGCCCTTCCTGACGGCCGACCGCGACTTCAAGGCCGACGGCCGCGCGGCGGAGTCGATCGCCCTGCCGCACGACGAGCCCGACCACTGGCGCCGTCCCTACCGCCCCGGACCGTGGCGCGTGGGGACGGCGGCGGTGTTTCTGCTGCTCGCGTCGTTCGTCCTGCTCTCCGCGCTGATCATCGCGCTCGCCGGATCGCTGCCCGGGGCGGTGGTCTGTGCGGTGGTGGCGGTCCTGATGATCGCCCTGGCGCTGCGGCTGGTCCGCGTCGGGGTGTGGGTGAGCGCGCGCGGGCTGCGGCAGGTGAATCTGCTGCGGACCACGACCCTGCCGTGGAGCGCCGTCGGGGAGGTCCGCACGGCCCAGCAGCCGGTCCGCTGGCTGGGGCTGCCGCGGACCGTGCAGGGGCAGGCGCTGATCGTCGAGCGGGACCGGGGCGGGCCGCTGCGGACCC
This window encodes:
- a CDS encoding PH domain-containing protein — translated: MPLPFLTADRDFKADGRAAESIALPHDEPDHWRRPYRPGPWRVGTAAVFLLLASFVLLSALIIALAGSLPGAVVCAVVAVLMIALALRLVRVGVWVSARGLRQVNLLRTTTLPWSAVGEVRTAQQPVRWLGLPRTVQGQALIVERDRGGPLRTLVTDRNGDFLSRPEAFERAADVLEAWAAEYRP
- the thyX gene encoding FAD-dependent thymidylate synthase — its product is MSHTPESAESAPVSFRSEVTVELVKHSAADSDVLWAARVSTAGEQSLEELQKDPERSKGLINYLMRDRHGSPFEHNSMTFFISAPIFVFREFMRHRVGWSYNEESGRYRQLEPVFYVPGESRKLVQQGRPGKYEFVEGTQAQHALTSRAMEDSYRQAYAAYQEMLAAGVAREVARAVLPVGLFSSMYATCNARSLMHFLGLRTQHELAKVPSFPQREIEMVGEQMEAHWAKLMPLTYGAFNANGRIAP